A region from the Desulfitobacterium dehalogenans ATCC 51507 genome encodes:
- a CDS encoding AzlC family ABC transporter permease, which produces MNREHQIADSIKEGLIAALPLVFGFFPVAMAFGLLAKNVGISLQDTSLFSVMVFAGASQFMALDMIKDGISAGSIILATFLLNLRHFIMSASLSVRLQGIKKHWLFVIAFGITDEAFSLISLRNRTLNVPFLLTLQIIPYFSWVIGTIAGYLVGTMLPETVQLSLGVGLYAMFMALLAPEIKKSFSVLFLAVMSGIFYLAASHFNLLPPSWSFIAAVILVAGMGSFIIKDEEVSP; this is translated from the coding sequence ATGAACAGAGAACATCAGATTGCAGACAGTATCAAAGAAGGACTCATCGCTGCTCTTCCCCTTGTCTTTGGTTTTTTTCCTGTGGCTATGGCCTTCGGGCTTCTTGCCAAAAATGTTGGGATTTCGTTACAGGACACCAGTTTGTTTTCCGTGATGGTTTTTGCCGGAGCCAGTCAATTTATGGCATTGGATATGATCAAAGACGGCATTTCAGCAGGAAGCATCATCCTTGCCACATTTCTTCTGAATTTACGGCATTTTATCATGAGCGCTTCTTTGTCGGTCAGACTGCAGGGAATTAAAAAACATTGGCTTTTTGTCATTGCTTTCGGCATTACCGACGAAGCCTTTTCCTTGATCTCTTTAAGAAACAGAACCTTGAACGTCCCATTTTTGCTCACCCTGCAAATTATCCCCTATTTTTCCTGGGTCATAGGTACGATTGCAGGGTATCTTGTGGGTACCATGCTGCCGGAGACTGTTCAACTTAGCCTGGGGGTAGGACTTTACGCTATGTTTATGGCCTTATTGGCGCCTGAAATAAAAAAGTCCTTTTCTGTTTTGTTTTTAGCGGTGATGTCCGGGATCTTTTACCTGGCTGCCTCACACTTCAATCTCCTGCCCCCATCCTGGTCTTTCATTGCCGCTGTGATCCTGGTGGCCGGAATGGGTTCTTTCATTATTAAAGATGAGGAGGTTTCCCCATGA
- a CDS encoding AzlD domain-containing protein has protein sequence MKSYLLLITGMMVVTYLPRLLPLLIMTGRPLPPVLKRFLRYIPYTALSALIIRGIMQSGPDMRLATVVGILAAGICSWLRGSLVLSVLISIIAAFIVLQV, from the coding sequence ATGAAAAGCTATCTCCTTTTAATTACCGGGATGATGGTTGTAACCTATTTGCCCAGATTGCTTCCCCTGCTTATCATGACGGGAAGACCTCTGCCCCCTGTCTTGAAGAGATTCCTGCGCTATATACCCTATACGGCTTTAAGTGCCTTGATTATCCGGGGAATCATGCAGTCTGGACCAGATATGAGATTAGCAACCGTTGTCGGTATCCTTGCCGCCGGTATCTGCTCCTGGCTGAGAGGCAGTTTAGTCTTATCCGTGCTGATTTCCATCATTGCAGCATTTATCGTTCTACAAGTATAG
- a CDS encoding mechanosensitive ion channel family protein translates to MGLLDLQNQWESIIYSASLKRIGGAILILVLAFLLKKIFSKVIIVLLQKLTQKTKSAVDDNIVEVLDKPVQLAFIIIGLQIATQMLLLPPEVSLFINKVIRSLVLYTLFWAAYRATDVFTALFEKRALLTADKFDDMLVSFLSKGAKALIIVLGAITIAQVWFKEITGVLTGLGLGGLAFALAAQDTAKNLFGSVTIMLDRPFNIGDWVQTPSVEGTIEEIGFRSTKVRTFAQAVVTIPNSVMSNEPITNWSRMGKRRVNFQLKVSYQTTAEQLQQCIQSLRTILENHPEVHPETILVYFERFGDNSLNIFVYFFTNSTNWKKFLEVQEDVNFKIMTLLEELGIVVALPSRSVYIEGAKSEVPKEVL, encoded by the coding sequence ATGGGTCTACTGGATCTGCAAAATCAATGGGAATCTATAATTTATAGCGCCAGCCTAAAGAGAATTGGCGGAGCTATATTAATTCTGGTCTTGGCTTTTTTGCTGAAAAAGATATTTTCTAAAGTGATCATTGTCTTACTACAGAAATTGACCCAAAAGACGAAGAGTGCCGTCGATGATAATATCGTGGAAGTGCTGGATAAGCCGGTACAGCTAGCCTTTATTATCATAGGCTTACAGATCGCGACACAGATGCTGCTCCTGCCCCCGGAGGTCAGTTTATTTATCAACAAGGTCATTCGCTCTTTGGTTTTATATACTTTATTTTGGGCGGCTTATCGGGCGACGGATGTTTTTACAGCTTTGTTTGAAAAACGGGCCTTGCTCACAGCGGATAAATTTGACGATATGCTGGTTTCCTTTTTGAGCAAAGGGGCTAAAGCATTGATTATCGTTTTAGGGGCTATCACCATAGCTCAAGTCTGGTTTAAGGAAATTACCGGTGTTTTGACAGGTTTAGGACTTGGCGGCCTGGCTTTTGCTCTCGCAGCTCAGGATACAGCTAAAAACTTATTCGGCAGTGTGACCATTATGCTGGATCGCCCTTTCAACATTGGAGACTGGGTTCAGACCCCCAGTGTGGAAGGAACGATCGAAGAGATTGGTTTTAGAAGCACTAAGGTGAGAACCTTTGCGCAAGCGGTGGTAACCATCCCCAATTCAGTGATGAGCAATGAACCCATTACCAATTGGTCAAGGATGGGGAAGAGGAGAGTTAATTTTCAACTCAAAGTAAGTTACCAAACGACGGCTGAACAACTTCAACAATGTATCCAATCCTTACGAACCATCCTTGAGAATCATCCGGAAGTCCATCCCGAAACCATCCTGGTCTATTTTGAGCGGTTTGGGGATAATTCCCTTAACATATTCGTTTATTTCTTTACCAACAGCACCAATTGGAAAAAGTTCCTTGAGGTTCAGGAGGATGTAAACTTTAAGATTATGACCCTGCTTGAAGAGCTGGGGATAGTGGTAGCCCTTCCTTCGCGGAGCGTCTATATTGAAGGGGCCAAGAGTGAGGTGCCGAAAGAGGTGCTATAA
- a CDS encoding thiamine pyrophosphate-binding protein — MEDKCRAGALVAEVLKKEGAQYLFGIPGGHIYPTMERCEELGIQFIGVRHEMTAAFAAEGWALTTGKLGVCTGTAGPGVTNLLTGLANSYVGGFPVFALGGKARVTENDRNELQDFNQMAILSQMTKHSRAVTEPKRIPEYVGRAIAHATTGRPGPVYIEIPRDLMELEVEPFAVEFQEKYCVGSKPQGDPASIQAALDLIKQAHKPVIIAGSGVWFSQAHHELHEFVEKTGIPFATRNAARGCITDKHPLFISPGYDHPILQALMAEADLAIVIGTRPGFTLGRGIFRKDLKIIRIDIDAAELTNQLDITVGIHGDAREVLRQLNEGVDQGSHPQWAGFLNAVKQQFAGLFGQMCDPAHTPIHPVHLMNQIAQRVDEETIVVIDGGDTATWATLVLPAYGPGQMLSIASTSFGPLGVGMGYAIAAKLAHPEKKVIMVTGDGAFGYGSAEFDTLKRYGLGITTIILNDGLWGMIKRSEAKKASGKARFVGVDLMEQVHYEKVVEGLGGYGEFVTDPAEVGHAIDRALASGKMSCVNVITDPQFGPPSR; from the coding sequence ATGGAAGATAAATGCAGAGCAGGAGCTCTTGTTGCCGAGGTCTTAAAAAAGGAAGGTGCTCAATATCTCTTTGGTATCCCAGGAGGGCACATCTATCCGACTATGGAGCGCTGTGAGGAACTGGGCATTCAATTCATCGGTGTTCGCCATGAAATGACTGCTGCTTTTGCGGCAGAAGGTTGGGCCCTAACCACCGGTAAACTGGGAGTATGCACAGGGACAGCCGGCCCAGGGGTTACTAATTTACTTACCGGCTTGGCCAATTCCTATGTGGGAGGATTTCCGGTCTTTGCACTCGGCGGCAAAGCCCGGGTTACGGAGAATGACCGCAACGAACTGCAGGATTTTAACCAAATGGCTATTCTCAGCCAAATGACCAAGCATTCCCGTGCCGTTACTGAGCCAAAACGGATCCCTGAATATGTGGGGAGGGCCATTGCTCATGCAACCACCGGCAGACCTGGACCGGTCTATATCGAAATCCCCAGGGATCTTATGGAATTAGAAGTGGAACCCTTCGCTGTGGAATTCCAAGAAAAATATTGTGTTGGGAGCAAGCCTCAAGGGGATCCTGCCAGCATTCAGGCCGCCCTGGACCTGATTAAACAAGCTCACAAGCCGGTTATTATTGCCGGTTCCGGAGTATGGTTCTCCCAGGCTCACCACGAGCTCCATGAGTTCGTAGAGAAAACCGGCATCCCCTTCGCAACCCGCAATGCAGCCAGAGGATGCATTACGGATAAACATCCTTTATTCATTAGTCCCGGTTATGATCACCCAATACTCCAAGCTCTTATGGCCGAGGCGGATCTGGCCATCGTTATCGGCACAAGGCCTGGCTTTACCTTAGGACGGGGAATTTTCCGTAAAGATCTGAAAATTATCCGCATCGATATCGACGCTGCTGAGCTTACCAATCAGCTGGACATCACAGTCGGTATCCACGGCGATGCCAGGGAAGTTCTGAGGCAGCTTAACGAGGGAGTGGATCAAGGAAGTCACCCCCAATGGGCCGGATTCCTTAATGCTGTAAAACAACAATTTGCCGGTCTTTTTGGCCAAATGTGTGACCCCGCCCATACACCGATTCATCCTGTTCACCTGATGAACCAAATTGCTCAACGGGTGGATGAAGAGACCATCGTAGTCATAGATGGAGGAGATACAGCTACTTGGGCAACCTTAGTTCTTCCGGCCTATGGTCCAGGACAAATGCTCTCCATTGCCAGCACAAGTTTCGGTCCTTTAGGTGTGGGCATGGGTTACGCCATCGCCGCTAAACTGGCTCATCCTGAGAAGAAAGTCATCATGGTCACCGGCGATGGAGCCTTTGGTTATGGCTCGGCAGAATTCGATACTTTAAAACGTTATGGACTGGGCATCACTACAATCATCCTTAACGATGGCCTCTGGGGAATGATCAAACGCTCTGAAGCCAAAAAAGCCAGTGGCAAAGCCAGATTCGTCGGTGTGGATTTGATGGAGCAAGTCCACTACGAAAAGGTGGTGGAAGGTTTAGGCGGCTATGGTGAATTTGTCACCGATCCCGCAGAAGTCGGTCATGCTATCGACCGCGCACTAGCCTCCGGCAAGATGTCTTGTGTCAACGTCATCACCGACCCCCAATTTGGCCCTCCCAGCAGATAG
- a CDS encoding aldehyde dehydrogenase, whose product MRTIKEIVKSQRDFFNTSQTLELSFRMDQLRRLKSGIQAHEEEILNALKEDLNKAHFESYGTEVGLVLEEICYILKHLKDWAQPQKVRTPLTSFPAKSYIYPEPYGVTLIMSPWNYPFMLSLIPLIGALAAGNCAVLKPSAYSAHTSAILSMILRENFSEDYIAVIEGGREVNHALLEEKFDYIFFTGSVEVGKKVMHAAAEHLTPITLELGGKSPCIVDQDANLELAAKRIIWGKFLNAGQTCVAPDYLLVHRQVKENLISRMCQVIGDFYGENPLENPDLPKIINDKHFERLLGYLSSGRIRCGGTSHKEKRLIAPTLLDRVQWEEPVMQEEIFGPLLPILEFESLDEVIRLVNNRPKPLACYYFTQSKEKEEELIRRISFGGGCINDTVIHVASSHLPFGGVGESGMGGYHGKASFNTFSHRKSIIKQSLKSDIPVRYPPYKGKFYLLKKIMK is encoded by the coding sequence ATGAGAACGATCAAAGAAATTGTCAAGAGTCAAAGAGATTTTTTTAACACCAGTCAAACTTTAGAGCTGTCCTTCCGAATGGATCAACTTCGACGCTTAAAATCCGGTATCCAAGCTCATGAAGAGGAAATCCTCAATGCCTTAAAAGAAGATCTGAACAAGGCACACTTCGAAAGCTATGGAACGGAGGTGGGGTTGGTCCTAGAGGAAATCTGCTATATCTTAAAGCATTTGAAGGACTGGGCTCAGCCCCAGAAAGTAAGAACGCCCTTAACCAGTTTCCCGGCGAAAAGTTATATCTATCCCGAACCTTATGGAGTCACTTTAATCATGTCACCCTGGAACTATCCTTTTATGCTTTCTCTGATTCCCCTTATCGGCGCCCTAGCCGCCGGAAACTGTGCAGTGCTGAAACCTTCGGCTTATTCTGCTCATACCTCGGCCATACTGAGCATGATCTTAAGGGAAAATTTCTCTGAAGATTACATTGCTGTGATTGAAGGGGGAAGAGAAGTCAATCATGCCCTTCTTGAAGAGAAGTTTGACTATATCTTCTTTACGGGAAGCGTTGAAGTGGGGAAAAAGGTGATGCATGCCGCGGCGGAACACCTCACCCCCATTACCCTGGAGCTAGGGGGGAAGAGTCCCTGCATTGTGGATCAAGATGCCAATTTGGAGCTGGCAGCCAAGCGCATTATTTGGGGTAAGTTCTTAAATGCCGGTCAGACCTGTGTCGCTCCCGATTATCTGCTCGTTCATCGGCAGGTTAAGGAAAATCTGATCAGCAGGATGTGCCAGGTGATCGGCGACTTCTATGGAGAGAATCCGCTGGAAAATCCCGATTTACCTAAGATTATCAACGACAAGCATTTTGAACGATTGCTGGGCTATTTATCCTCGGGGAGAATACGTTGCGGCGGTACATCCCACAAGGAGAAGCGGCTCATAGCACCTACCCTTCTGGACCGGGTGCAATGGGAAGAACCAGTCATGCAGGAAGAGATATTTGGGCCGCTTCTGCCTATTCTGGAATTTGAATCCTTAGACGAGGTGATCCGCCTGGTCAACAATAGACCCAAACCCTTAGCCTGCTATTACTTTACCCAGAGCAAGGAGAAGGAAGAGGAGCTCATCCGCCGGATTTCCTTTGGGGGCGGGTGCATCAATGATACGGTGATCCACGTGGCCTCCTCCCACTTACCCTTCGGGGGAGTCGGGGAAAGCGGTATGGGCGGGTATCATGGCAAAGCCAGCTTCAATACCTTCTCCCACCGGAAAAGCATAATCAAGCAATCCCTTAAGTCCGATATCCCCGTCCGTTACCCGCCCTATAAAGGAAAGTTTTATTTACTTAAAAAGATTATGAAGTGA
- the xsc gene encoding sulfoacetaldehyde acetyltransferase → MAKMRMTPSEAICETLLAERVDHVTGIVGSAFMDLLDLFPTAGIQFIPVRHEQSAGHMEDAYTRVTGRAGVLIGQNGPGITNMVTSVAAANMAHTPMVVICPSAGTPTVGWDGFQEADTVQIFKAITKETIRVPHPSRAADCLRTAFRIAYAERGPVLYDIPRDYFYGEIDEQILEPHQYRVSQRGCGDLSSIAKAVELLASAKRPVIISGRGVVDTKAKDIVAKIAEILTAPVACTYLHNDAFPSDHSLWLGPIGYMGSKAAMNTVAEADVILALGTRLSVFGTTPQYDINYFPDSAKIVQVDINPRHIGRTHSVEVGLIADAKEAAKEILKGLEAKFPNPQVSEEYLRIIKSRQEAWDKEIVDLAMVDGDPINPRRALLEIQKVLPENAIVSTDIGNVSSTANSYLRFKGEGMHIAALTFGNTGFAYPAALGAQMAAPDAPVVAIVGDGAWGMSLHEVSTAVEHNLPVVAIVFRNMAWCAEKKNQIDFYNNRFIGADILNPESFTPVAIAMGAQGIRVTNPEEVGPALEKALASRKPTVLEIVCDGTQLAPPFRKDALKMPTRLLPKYQHLDVRNWQ, encoded by the coding sequence ATGGCGAAAATGCGTATGACACCCAGTGAAGCCATCTGCGAAACCTTGCTGGCTGAACGAGTGGATCATGTAACGGGTATTGTAGGATCCGCTTTTATGGACCTCCTGGATCTCTTCCCCACGGCCGGGATTCAATTCATCCCTGTCCGCCACGAACAATCCGCGGGTCATATGGAAGATGCCTATACCCGTGTAACCGGCCGTGCCGGCGTACTTATCGGTCAAAATGGCCCGGGCATTACCAACATGGTCACCTCTGTGGCGGCAGCCAATATGGCCCACACCCCCATGGTAGTGATCTGTCCTTCAGCCGGGACCCCTACAGTAGGCTGGGATGGCTTCCAGGAAGCGGACACCGTTCAGATTTTCAAGGCGATTACCAAAGAGACCATTCGCGTACCCCATCCTTCCCGGGCGGCGGATTGCTTACGGACTGCTTTCCGCATTGCCTATGCCGAACGGGGACCTGTTCTTTATGATATTCCCCGGGATTATTTCTATGGCGAGATCGACGAGCAGATTCTTGAACCTCATCAATACCGGGTTTCCCAACGGGGATGCGGTGATTTAAGCTCCATCGCTAAGGCGGTTGAGCTGCTGGCTTCCGCCAAACGCCCCGTAATCATCTCCGGTCGCGGGGTTGTCGATACAAAAGCCAAGGATATTGTTGCAAAAATCGCCGAGATTCTTACTGCTCCCGTAGCCTGTACTTATCTGCATAACGATGCTTTCCCATCCGATCACTCTCTGTGGTTAGGTCCTATCGGCTATATGGGATCAAAAGCAGCCATGAATACAGTGGCCGAGGCGGATGTGATCCTTGCCTTGGGAACCCGGCTTTCTGTCTTTGGCACCACACCTCAGTATGACATCAACTATTTCCCGGACAGTGCGAAGATTGTTCAAGTAGATATCAATCCCCGCCATATCGGCAGGACTCACTCTGTTGAAGTCGGATTGATTGCCGATGCTAAAGAAGCAGCCAAAGAAATCCTTAAGGGTTTAGAAGCTAAATTCCCTAACCCCCAAGTGAGTGAGGAGTACTTAAGGATTATCAAGAGCCGGCAAGAAGCTTGGGATAAGGAAATCGTCGACCTGGCTATGGTGGATGGCGATCCCATCAACCCCCGCCGTGCTCTGTTAGAAATCCAAAAGGTACTGCCTGAGAATGCTATTGTGTCCACGGATATTGGTAATGTCTCTTCTACAGCCAATAGCTACCTGAGATTTAAAGGTGAAGGAATGCATATTGCGGCTCTGACCTTTGGTAATACGGGATTTGCTTATCCAGCAGCATTAGGTGCCCAAATGGCTGCTCCTGATGCTCCCGTGGTCGCCATCGTCGGGGATGGAGCGTGGGGAATGAGCCTCCATGAAGTGAGTACCGCTGTAGAACACAATCTCCCCGTGGTCGCCATTGTCTTCCGGAACATGGCTTGGTGTGCAGAGAAGAAAAATCAAATCGACTTCTACAATAACCGTTTCATCGGTGCAGATATTCTCAATCCGGAAAGCTTTACCCCGGTAGCCATCGCTATGGGAGCTCAGGGTATTCGCGTTACAAACCCGGAGGAAGTCGGGCCCGCTCTGGAAAAAGCCTTGGCCTCCCGAAAACCCACCGTGCTGGAAATCGTTTGTGACGGAACCCAACTGGCCCCACCTTTCAGGAAAGATGCTTTAAAAATGCCCACCCGCTTACTGCCTAAGTATCAGCACTTAGACGTAAGAAACTGGCAGTAA
- a CDS encoding MFS transporter, translating into MSRKFVLTPRQKAMWPILILGAFFEGFDDALINIALPYIKADFALSTQMSGYALSIIAFGTMVAFFVSRMADTIGRRKIFLSCVYMYSLCSFFTAFSPTIQVFIFFQFVARIFLIGCWSVGYVILCEEFSTEHRGKAVGRFQLTAVFGALLIGILLPVFTSVGLSWRALYVVGSLPMIPVFLMRNRLPETEAFLQVQEEKKQGKRLQKEDLFGPWRNPFAKYMVVMCLVWVFLYFGVKGTLNFFSLRVVNELSWTPNMVSLGLVLQTLTGIFVIAMNGKMMDVIGRKRAAAIIIVVGCVFSVLTFTLKSFYPVLVCSIISAGFVNSFLIVGSTLTNELFPTEIRANAMAWSNNIVGRLGQIIVPTAVTTMALWLGLGNAAAVAVALPLLSLILILIFLPETGKKNDTLVPPNPKVISK; encoded by the coding sequence ATGAGCAGAAAATTTGTATTGACCCCGCGTCAAAAGGCCATGTGGCCCATCCTTATATTGGGGGCCTTTTTCGAAGGCTTTGATGATGCACTGATCAATATTGCTTTACCCTATATTAAAGCGGATTTTGCTCTAAGTACCCAGATGTCAGGTTATGCACTGTCCATTATTGCCTTTGGTACCATGGTGGCCTTCTTCGTTTCGCGGATGGCGGACACCATCGGCCGCCGCAAAATCTTTTTATCCTGTGTGTATATGTACTCCCTTTGCAGCTTTTTTACAGCCTTTTCTCCGACTATCCAAGTGTTTATCTTCTTTCAATTCGTAGCCCGGATCTTTTTAATCGGGTGTTGGTCCGTAGGGTATGTCATCCTCTGTGAGGAGTTCTCCACAGAGCATCGAGGCAAAGCCGTAGGAAGATTCCAGTTGACCGCAGTATTCGGGGCTTTGCTGATTGGTATTCTGCTCCCCGTCTTCACCAGTGTCGGCTTAAGCTGGAGAGCCCTTTATGTAGTGGGTTCTCTACCGATGATCCCCGTTTTTCTCATGAGAAACCGCCTGCCAGAAACAGAGGCCTTCCTGCAAGTGCAAGAAGAGAAGAAACAAGGCAAACGGCTTCAGAAAGAAGACCTTTTCGGCCCTTGGCGAAATCCCTTTGCCAAGTATATGGTGGTCATGTGCCTGGTATGGGTATTCCTCTATTTCGGAGTGAAAGGAACTCTAAATTTCTTCTCCCTGAGGGTTGTTAACGAATTAAGCTGGACTCCCAATATGGTGAGCTTAGGTCTTGTTCTCCAAACCCTTACCGGAATCTTCGTCATTGCCATGAATGGAAAAATGATGGACGTCATCGGGCGCAAGCGTGCTGCTGCCATCATCATTGTCGTAGGTTGTGTCTTTAGTGTATTAACCTTTACCTTAAAGAGTTTCTATCCGGTACTGGTGTGCAGCATCATTTCCGCGGGATTTGTTAATTCTTTCTTGATTGTAGGCTCCACGTTAACCAATGAACTTTTCCCCACGGAAATCCGCGCCAATGCCATGGCTTGGTCCAACAATATCGTCGGTCGTTTGGGACAGATTATCGTTCCTACCGCAGTGACCACTATGGCCCTCTGGCTTGGTTTGGGAAATGCTGCAGCTGTCGCCGTCGCCTTGCCACTGCTTTCCCTCATCTTAATCCTGATATTTCTACCGGAAACCGGTAAAAAGAACGATACTCTGGTCCCCCCGAACCCTAAGGTTATTTCCAAGTAG
- a CDS encoding helix-turn-helix domain-containing protein: MKDLNQIVANNLKQIRDEMKLSLDKVADMTGVSKGMLRQIEAGESSPTIKTIWKIASGLKIPYTSIINIPQPETFLVPREDMEPQVEDDGRYKVYSIFPSEDGRRVEIYTIELEKGCSFSSNSHGEKTQEFITVYEGVLTIQVDDEEYSIKAGDSIKFMADRPHTYSNRLEQLTRASMVIYYSI, from the coding sequence TTGAAGGATTTGAATCAGATTGTTGCCAATAACTTAAAACAAATCAGGGATGAGATGAAATTAAGCCTGGACAAGGTAGCGGATATGACGGGTGTCAGTAAAGGGATGTTAAGACAAATTGAGGCGGGTGAATCCAGCCCGACCATCAAAACCATCTGGAAGATCGCATCGGGCTTGAAAATACCTTATACATCAATCATCAATATTCCCCAGCCGGAGACCTTCCTTGTCCCAAGAGAGGATATGGAACCGCAGGTTGAGGACGACGGTAGATATAAGGTCTATTCAATCTTTCCCTCAGAAGATGGACGAAGAGTGGAAATCTATACGATAGAACTTGAAAAGGGCTGTTCCTTTTCTTCAAATTCTCATGGAGAAAAGACTCAGGAATTTATTACGGTCTATGAGGGTGTTCTAACCATTCAGGTGGATGATGAAGAGTATAGTATAAAGGCAGGAGACTCCATTAAATTCATGGCGGATAGGCCCCATACTTATTCCAATAGATTGGAACAATTAACCAGGGCGAGTATGGTCATTTATTATTCGATATAG
- a CDS encoding SCP2 sterol-binding domain-containing protein — MSIKEEIYAFCEKMNADPGHMEEKDLVFQVNLKESGPIQMVIQDSRITVYEDCPHIPELTMTISDEDYSKLLKNQLNTTVALMTGKVKVDRVDRALKLLEVVKQYY, encoded by the coding sequence TTGAGTATCAAAGAAGAAATCTATGCATTTTGCGAAAAGATGAATGCCGACCCCGGTCATATGGAAGAGAAGGATCTCGTTTTCCAAGTTAATCTAAAAGAAAGCGGCCCCATCCAAATGGTGATCCAAGACAGCCGGATTACCGTCTATGAAGATTGTCCGCATATACCGGAGCTGACCATGACCATTTCCGATGAGGATTATTCAAAATTACTCAAGAATCAATTGAACACCACAGTAGCCCTTATGACTGGAAAAGTCAAAGTGGATCGTGTAGATAGGGCTTTAAAGCTTTTGGAAGTAGTAAAGCAATACTATTAG